Proteins from a genomic interval of Oceanispirochaeta crateris:
- the thrS gene encoding threonine--tRNA ligase, whose amino-acid sequence MTSKEQKKLEKLQKLRHSMAHVMAGAVLKLMPEAKFAIGPAIENGFYYDFDLPRKLTNEDLATIESGMQDIIKDKVSFEKEILTRAEALEMFKDQPYKVELISELPEDEEISIFKMGDHFTDLCRGPHVEDTSRLNAQGFKLLSIAGAYWRGDEKRPMLQRIYATAFGDAKALKAHLEFLEEMEKRDHRRVGKELDLFSLQEEAGPGLVYWHPKGARMRVTIEDFWRKEHYKNGYEMVFTPHVGKSWLWETSGHLDFYKEGMYPNMVMDNVDYYAKPMNCPFHIMIYNNGKHSYKELPFRWAELGTVYRYERSGTLHGLLRVRGFTQDDAHLFCTPDQMQDEVSEVLRFSLSMLRAFGFKDIQAYLSTRPEKAVGEQSRWDAAQESLKKSIEAEGLEYQVDEGGGAFYGPKIDLKVKDAIGRSWQLSTIQFDFNEPERFNMTFVDKDGQEKRPYMIHRALLGSLERFYGVLIENYGGAFPVWLSPLQVKVIPVSDKFDDYAKEIEKNLRAADILVDSDLSDDRMNAKIRNAQNQKIPYMLVLGEKEMNEKTVSIRVRTGEQMNGLPLDEAIKLIQDKIKNREMP is encoded by the coding sequence ATGACAAGTAAAGAACAGAAAAAGCTGGAAAAGCTCCAGAAGCTACGTCACTCCATGGCTCATGTAATGGCTGGAGCCGTCTTAAAATTGATGCCCGAAGCAAAGTTTGCTATCGGACCTGCCATCGAAAACGGATTTTATTATGACTTTGACCTTCCCCGGAAACTCACAAATGAAGATCTTGCAACCATTGAAAGCGGTATGCAGGACATCATCAAAGATAAGGTCAGCTTTGAAAAGGAAATCCTTACCAGGGCAGAAGCCTTGGAGATGTTTAAAGATCAACCTTATAAAGTAGAACTCATAAGTGAATTACCTGAAGATGAAGAGATTTCCATCTTCAAGATGGGCGATCATTTTACCGATTTATGTCGGGGCCCCCATGTGGAGGACACCAGCCGCTTAAACGCTCAGGGATTTAAATTATTATCCATCGCCGGAGCTTACTGGCGGGGTGATGAAAAACGTCCTATGCTGCAGAGAATATACGCCACGGCTTTCGGTGATGCCAAGGCTTTAAAGGCGCATCTGGAATTTCTGGAAGAGATGGAAAAACGGGATCATCGGCGTGTGGGTAAAGAGTTAGATCTTTTCAGCCTTCAGGAAGAAGCCGGGCCGGGCCTTGTATACTGGCATCCAAAGGGAGCCCGTATGAGGGTTACCATCGAAGATTTCTGGAGAAAAGAGCATTACAAAAACGGGTATGAAATGGTGTTCACACCCCATGTTGGTAAATCGTGGCTCTGGGAAACTTCGGGGCACCTTGATTTCTACAAAGAGGGTATGTATCCCAATATGGTCATGGATAACGTCGATTACTATGCCAAACCCATGAACTGCCCCTTTCATATAATGATTTATAACAATGGAAAGCACTCCTACAAGGAACTTCCATTCCGTTGGGCAGAGTTGGGAACAGTCTACCGCTACGAACGCTCTGGAACTCTCCATGGATTGCTCCGAGTCCGCGGGTTTACTCAGGATGACGCCCATTTGTTTTGTACCCCAGATCAAATGCAGGACGAAGTTTCAGAAGTCTTGAGGTTTAGTCTCTCCATGCTGCGGGCCTTCGGTTTTAAGGATATCCAGGCATATCTGTCCACCCGCCCCGAGAAGGCTGTGGGGGAACAAAGCCGGTGGGATGCCGCTCAGGAATCACTGAAAAAGTCCATAGAAGCCGAAGGGTTGGAGTATCAGGTCGACGAGGGAGGCGGTGCATTTTATGGTCCTAAGATTGACCTGAAAGTCAAGGATGCCATTGGACGCTCCTGGCAGTTGTCCACCATTCAGTTCGATTTTAATGAACCCGAGCGGTTTAATATGACTTTTGTCGATAAGGACGGTCAGGAAAAACGACCTTATATGATACACCGGGCTCTCTTGGGATCTCTGGAAAGATTTTATGGTGTCTTAATCGAAAACTATGGCGGGGCATTTCCCGTCTGGCTATCTCCCCTACAGGTGAAAGTGATTCCTGTGAGTGACAAGTTTGATGATTATGCAAAAGAGATTGAGAAAAATTTGAGAGCTGCAGACATTCTGGTCGATTCTGACTTGAGTGATGATAGAATGAACGCAAAGATCAGGAATGCCCAAAATCAAAAGATTCCCTACATGCTTGTATTGGGAGAAAAAGAAATGAATGAAAAAACTGTGAGCATTCGTGTCAGAACGGGGGAGCAGATGAATGGACTCCCCCTGGATGAAGCCATTAAACTGATACAGGATAAAATCAAAAACAGAGAAATGCCCTAA